From Cannabis sativa cultivar Pink pepper isolate KNU-18-1 chromosome 8, ASM2916894v1, whole genome shotgun sequence, a single genomic window includes:
- the LOC115725716 gene encoding uncharacterized protein LOC115725716, producing the protein MVSADHLDHPSMARPSTRSQDGVPPPANEQTQSASHPDSTSAPLASIPMASQRIPPSRSRSRSQNEEEILEPVHSSPAPPNDNISQPVRRSLQDRLAHEDVTSPFFLSTADHPGLVLVSTILNGANYQSWKRAITMAFTAKNKSAFIDGTLPRPAAGNPLLNSWNRCNNMVMSWLMNSVSPEIGQSIMYFDLATEMWHDLQERFNEGNGPRIFQLQTQLTRLQQGDQSVTTYFTKLKSIWDELKEFQPNAACSCGAMKVFLTYYNQNKVLQFLTGLNESYASVRAQILLNEPIPNLSRVFSMIVQEERQRTLGSSDVSSLASSVRPSSSTNPSRGKKPRPSCTNCGKPGHYVDKCYFLHGFPPGYGDKKKNDKAKATANNVAASSTSDVAPNHPQIDLSSQCQQLISLLSQQLSHGSTREEPNNNAAASNMAGSFSECGDWDS; encoded by the exons ATGGTATCAGCAGACCACCTTGACCATCCTTCCATGGCGAGGCCTTCCACACGCTCCCAGGATGGTGTTCCTCCACCTGCAAATGAGCAAACCCAATCGGCTTCTCATCCCGATTCGACTTCCGCACCTCTCGCCAGCATCCCCATGGCTTCTCAACGAATTCCCCCTTCCAGATCCAGATCCAGATCGCAGAATGAGGAAGAAATCCTTGAACCTGTCCACTCTTCTCCAGCTCCTCCCAATGACAACATCTCCCAACCTGTTCGTCGATCCCTTCAAGATCGATTAGCTCATGAAGATGTTACCAGTCCATTTTTTCTCAGCACAGCCGATCATCCAGGGCTAGTTCTTGTCTCTACCATTCTCAATGGCGCCAACTACCAGTCTTGGAAAAGGGCTATAACTATGGCGTTCACAGCCAAGAACAAATCCGCTTTTATTGACGGCACTCTTCCTCGACCTGCAGCTGGTAACCCCCTTCTTAACTCTTGGAATCGTTGTAATAACATGGTAATGTCTTGGCTCATGAACTCTGTATCTCCTGAAATAGGACAAAGTATCATGTATTTTGATCTTGCTACAGAAATGTGGCATGACCTTCAAGAAAGATTCAATGAAGGCAATGGCCCTAGAATCTTTCAGCTGCAAACACAACTCACCCGTTTGCAGCAAGGTGACCAATCCGTCACCACATACTTCACAAAGCTCAAATCCATTTGGGATGAGCTAAAAGAATTTCAACCTAATGCTGCCTGTTCTTGTGGTGCCATGAAGGTATTTCTCACTTACTACAACCAAAACAAGGTTTTACAATTTCTAACCGGCCTCAATGAATCATATGCCTCGGTTAGGGCTCAAATCCTTCTCAATGAACCCATCCCTAATCTTTCTAGGGTATTCTCCATGATAGTTCAAGAAGAAAGGCAAAGAACACTTGGTTCATCCGATGTTTCCTCTCTTGCCTCATCGGTTCGACCATCATCTTCCACTAATCCCTCTCGTGGCAAGAAACCCCGACCTTCTTGCACTAATTGTGGAAAACCAGGGCATTATGTGGACAAATGCTACTTTCTTCATGGGTTTCCACCCGGCTATGGCGACAAGAAAAAGAATGACAAAGCCAAAGCTACTGCCAACAATGTGGCTGCTTCATCTACCTCCGATGTTGCCCCAAATCACCCTCAAATTGATCTTTCGAGCCAATGCCAGCAGCTGATTTCCCTCCTCAGCCAGCAGCTCAGTCACGGCTCCACCCGAGAAGAACCAAACAACAATGCAGCAGCTTCTAACATGGCTG GCTCATTCTCCGAGTGTGGTGATTGGGACAGCTAG